The sequence below is a genomic window from Bdellovibrio bacteriovorus.
AAGGTGTCGCGATTTTATTCGCTGTCGGCGCTGTCTCGGGAACAGTTTTGTCGTTCGAGTTAGGACTCTTGTGGCCCGGCTTTATGAAATACGCCGGCCCCATCATAGGAATGCCTTTTTCCTGGGAAGGCACCGCTTTCTTTTTAGAAGCCATTGCTATTGGTCTTTTTCTTTATGGATGGAAGAAGATGCGACCGTGGGTTCACTGGGGCACGGGTTTAATGGTGGGTATTAGCGGCTTTGCTTCTGGCGTTTTCGTCGTCGCGGCGAATGGTTGGATGAATTCACCTGCCGGTTTTGATTGGGTGAATGGCGAAGCGATGAATATTGATCCTGTGGCCGCGATGTTTAATAAGGCCTGGCTTCATCAAACCTTGCACATGCAGTTTGCGGCTTTGCAAGCCGTGGGCTTCGCCGTCGCAGGTATTCATGCGTTTTTATATCTTCGCGGTCGTGCACAGGAACTTCATCTGAAGGCTTTTAAGATTGCGATGTGTTTTGGTGCCGCCGCTTCTATTGCTCAACCTTTCATTGGACACTTCGCTGCTCAGCGTGTCGCGGTTTTGCAACCCGTGAAACTCGCCGCGATGGAAGGTCACTTTAAAACCGAGCGACAAGCGCCGTTGCACATCGGGGGCATTCCCAATGCCGAAACCCAAACCATGGACTATAGCATCCCCCTTCCCGGCATGCTCAGCTTCT
It includes:
- a CDS encoding cytochrome ubiquinol oxidase subunit I translates to MTDLMAARSTMAFSLGFHIIFAAVGMTMPFFMSAAHYLFLKKKNPEYLELTKMWMKGVAILFAVGAVSGTVLSFELGLLWPGFMKYAGPIIGMPFSWEGTAFFLEAIAIGLFLYGWKKMRPWVHWGTGLMVGISGFASGVFVVAANGWMNSPAGFDWVNGEAMNIDPVAAMFNKAWLHQTLHMQFAALQAVGFAVAGIHAFLYLRGRAQELHLKAFKIAMCFGAAASIAQPFIGHFAAQRVAVLQPVKLAAMEGHFKTERQAPLHIGGIPNAETQTMDYSIPLPGMLSFLAFNDFDAEVMGLDQVPRELWPPLVITHISFQIMVAIGTAMALIAVLFFVYQRKNFFPSWLLKTIIAFSPLGFVAMEAGWIVTEVGRQPWIIYGILKTRDAVTPVPGMKYHFFLFLALYLFLSFVTVWLLKRQVVAAQRKFEVR